A genomic window from Bubalus bubalis isolate 160015118507 breed Murrah chromosome X, NDDB_SH_1, whole genome shotgun sequence includes:
- the ZCCHC13 gene encoding LOW QUALITY PROTEIN: zinc finger CCHC domain-containing protein 13 (The sequence of the model RefSeq protein was modified relative to this genomic sequence to represent the inferred CDS: inserted 1 base in 1 codon): MSSKECFKCGLVGHWAPGCSKRGGARGHGARGRGRGAQCISTTRPVICYRCGKFGHYAKDCDICYNCGKSGHIAKDCAEPKREGERCCYTCGRPGHLARDCDRQEEQKCYSCGKRGHIQKYCTQVKCYRCGEIGHVAINCRKMNXGQLLPLWRIRTSNLGMPN, from the exons ATGAGCAGTAAGGAGTGCTTCAAATGTGGACTCGTTGGCCACTGGGCCCCGGGATGCTCTAAAAGAGGAGGAGCTCGGGGGCATGGAGCTAGAGGCCGTGGCCGTGGAGCTCAGTGCATTTCAACCACCCGACCCGTCATCTGTTACCGCTGCGGTAAGTTTGGCCATTATGCTAAGGACTGTGACATCTGCTACAACTGTGGGAAAAGTGGCCACATTGCCAAAGACTGTGCCGAGCCTAAGCGAGAGGGAGAGCGTTGCTGTTACACCTGTGGCAGACCAGGCCATCTGGCTCGTGATTGTGACCGTCAGGAAGAGCAGAAGTGCTACTCTTGCGGCAAAAGGGGCCACATTCAAAAATACTGCACCCAAGTCAAGTGCTACCGTTGTGGCGAGATTGGCCACGTGGCCATCAATTGTAGAAAGATGA GAGGTCAACTGCTACCGCTGTGGCGAATCCGGACATCTAACCTGGGAATGCCCAATTGA